TCTATATTTGTGTTTCTTGTACAGATTTCTATAGTGTTCTttcctattttattgtatttttctgctattctctatttatgtttcttgtgcatattttatagtatttttcttatttcattgtatttttcTGCTCTGTTTCTTGTTCACATTTTTATAGtattgtttatatttcattgtatttttcttctattctatatttatgtttcttgtacatattttttataatgtttttttcatatttttattgtataaatcttctattctatatttatttttcctgtacatattttataatattttttcatattgtatcatatttttcttctttattatgCTTCTTGATTTttgcaatatattttttattttttacaccaGAGCAAACTCCTTGTATGTGAAATCCTACTTggcataaaaaacaataaaaaagagaataatGTGGGCCtgaaattaataaatgtagtgaaagcATGTGAGTGTTTGTTTTCTGCTCCCACTGACTGCTTCACCCTGGCAACATACCTGCCAGCCTGAGGCAACAAGTCGAGGCATGACCTGCAGACACgtgcacacgtgcacacacacacacacacacacacacacacacacacacacaaacagtgtaGCTGTGGAGACGGTTGTGTTTCCAGTAGTGGTCACTTGCAACAACACAGAGTGGTGAGAACTGCAGCGACCACAGGTAGGATCACAGCACTCATCCATCCTCATCATATATACACTTTTTATACAGGACACCACCAATAAAGTTCACTGTAGACTACGTAGACTCTACTGTTGTTTTTCAGGTTGTGTTAATCCAATCATACAGAGGTGGACAGAGCTTTGAGGTCACACTGTGCGGTCGACAAGTCGGCAGAAAAGTTTACTTCATTAGAGCCAAAAAACTCAAACAATGTCTGGATGTTCAACCAggagagtgatatcaatcttctcatccaagTCTTCCCAGAAAGCGAATTAgattatttcccaaaatgtgaagTTATTTCTTTAATAGTTGTATTCTGAATGCATTAGTTACTTATTAATACagttatatttttgtattttacatgatgTTTTCACTTCCACTCTAGCATGCGGATGGTCAACTGGTCGAACTCTACATCACTTCAAGTTAAATCCTACATACATTGTGTATCAGTGTGTATTCACTGCAGTGTTACTGGTCCCTGATGGTGGATGCGGTTGGGGTTGCTGTGTAGGCAGTGTTATTAGCTGATTGTTCTTTACACACCAATCACTTACTACACTACCAGtacaaccaccaccacacacaacCGCTCAGCCACATCAGCTTCCAGACTGAGCCATATTTACATTTAGATGTCTCAAGTAGATTACATCGAGCAAAAGTCATCAGAGTACATCTGCTCGTCCCACAGACATGTTGAGATGTTgtacaacatttttttgtgattgtGAGATCGTCATGATTCATAAGAAATGGGAGGAATGTCAATCGATAAAAATTTTTTAATGCTAgctatacataaataaaagggaaaattaaacaataaacaaggtaatcaatatgaaaataaaggcgcaaattaaaacagaaatatcagtcACTTTTCGTCAATTAAATGcctacattttaattttatttatttatttaatatttatttattttttctgcatttaatgacatttatttattgagtcatttatttttttaatttatttttgtatttggcaggttctgtcctccatacaatAATACAACTAAGGGTTTACCAAAGTCACCGCCACCAAGGTTGTGCTATGCTACCATAGATACTATTATATTTTCCTTTGTTTCTGCAATATTTTGTCCCATCTCACGGTCCTGTTTTGCAGATCTAAAACTTCTAATTGTAAAGCTCTAACTGTTTTGCTTTTGGGATGAggaaatttgtgattaatttaacCAAATGCTACCCAGATATGTTTAAAAAGATGAACcataaaaagaaatgaaagaggaAACACTTTTATAATAACCAGCAGAGCTGACACGGAcgcttttatttcttttcaatGACAGTTAAATGTTACAGTTCACACTtactttaattttaaaaaacagatttaGAAGGAAGAATCATTTAAAATAGTAGAATATTTCAAAGTTTAAAAACATGCTTAAAAAGCATTACTTTAAATCATTAACATATTAAATCATACACAAATAATAAACTGttctgaaacttttttttccccacacaaACGGGGTGCTCTGATGCTTTGAGCCGACACCAAGGCTCGGCCTATCGGGATTTGCTGACCCAGTGGTACTTGTCGACACGAGGCCCGCTGAAGGTGAACGTGGCTCGATAGGAAGCCTTGAAGCCTCTCTGGGTGGAGAGCTGGGAGGTCGGACCTCCAACCgggggaggaagatgaggaggtgGGAACGCTTCCACAGCGAAGGCCTTCCGCTTGTCCCTGAGCCATGTCTGAGGGGCGCCTGGAGAAAACTCACTGAACTGTGGGCGAGAGGAGCAAAAGGTCAGAGGACAGAAATAGAAGAGACTTTAAGAAACAGCCAAGTCAAACTACCAACTCCTGTTCCCAGCTGTAAACTACTGTAGGTTAACAGGGCTGCAGCTCTTTTCACTGAATGTTCAAAAACAGGTTCATTCAGCAGAATTAAATCTGTACTCAAAAGATTGTAGTGTCCCATTCTTTAGCATTTATTAGAAAATGAAGCAGTTGCTTTACTGGCAATCTGTGTTCTAATTCTCAAggcgggtccatctgcattcttctgtgttttttccaaACGGAAACATCAACTCAgctgttgcaaaaagcagtgacgtaaaCAGTTACCACACTAAGCTAATCAATAAAGTTATGAACaatgtgaatgctagcactagctgtgacaagtttggaaataactgaaagggaggtggggttgtatgtatacttttCTGTTCTcagtggtaaaattactgtttttgtgaatggagtctggtggctttgaagaaagcgatataatggcttcagttcccaggagcagcagaaaaacgtattttagccacctcagtatcagtttaagtgtacgctatatttaaaataatttcaccgctttaccgtgccgtcagacagccctttcagacggggaactgaagcagttatctCCGTCTTCAAAGCCatcagactccattcacaaatacagtaattttacctcacctacagctgcatcgatcggttagtttgtttgggtTAATGTGGGACTTTCGTATCTGAACTAATGTGGCattcacagcagtacattgctcaGCTTCCagcttactgtatgtaacgttaatacattgactataaggatgtatatatacactgtacatgtagcagcgtcatcatacagaaacctacgtcaggtcaggtgggaaaaaaaggttttagaagggcttgaagagaaaatagcattttgacgctgaaacatactttgaccaacatttgaccactgggaagctacatgataatataaaaacctcaaacctcaaaataatggacccgcccctTAATGAGCGTAACAATAAAGTCCCAGATATGCAATCTATCACCAGACAAGAACACTGATGGACTATTTTGCTAAACTCCAGACTACGGccaacattatttaaaattcCTTCTACATATGTAACTACAGTATGGTAAAATAAACAGATCATGGTTACAGTTAATGAATGATCCTTGATGTGTTACCTGGTAGACGCTGTTGGGGTTGCTGACAGTCGGGATGCTTTTGGGCTCAAGGTTGGCGGGCGGGACTGGAGCCGGGCAGAGGGCCGAGAGGTTGCAGCTGCTCATGCTGTGGTTACTCATGCTTTGGTTGCCCATGCTGTGGTTACTCAGGCTGTGGTTACTCATGCTGTTGTCTCCGACCACGTCCTCCTCGTCTGAAGAGCTTCCCGATTTGACGTCAAGGCTTGCACGCTCCACGGCTTCGTTGATGCGGCGGGAGAATTCCCCATCCCCACGCCGATAGCTGTCCACCACTGAGACGCAGAATGGAGAGCTTTGTTCACCGTACCTGCGAAGAGGACAATGAACCAACAAAATCATAGAAATAccagttataaaaaaaatcatcggACACGCTGCATCAACTCGCCACTAGATCAGTGGCTCCCAACCCGGGgtcacttatttctttaatgcattagcgCAACTTGCTTGCAacttaggttgtagcggactcagttttaaacctagagtgaagatactggcatcatatgaaactatgaaaacctaaagaatccattggtaccaaccatgtcatactaacttgtcatgaaggaggctaaataacgctccgaatgatgagcttagcataaagactggaagcagggggaaaagAGCTAGCCTGTCTAAAGCTCAATAATAATTAACATGTAGGATTTTGCTTATTTAATCCATGCACAAATGTCTTGTCTCAACTAGGCCTGACCTGCAGGACACCTCTCCGGGGTCGACCCACACCGTCATCTCCTGTGGAAGGCCCAGATCCTCGTATCGTACGGCGCTCTGCCCGCAGGCCTGCTGCAACACCGGGTCCTGCAGCCGCACACAGTTCATACGGagacacctgaaacacacagcagcacaaaaTACAACTCAAAATCAGCTACTATATGAGATAGGAGGTCTTCTTTCACCTTGTAGAAAGTTTCATTCaattacttatatatatattacgaAAGtagtgtttctgaaaacagctgAGGCGAGAAAAAAGCCGCTTATTAgttgtcttcattttagatcgacaacagtTTAAACGTTTTtcaggagtttccagaggtggcgagTCTTGCTGGACGGCTCGGCGTCTTACATAGACTGTAGCCGCTTCTCATTTCCAGATTTTGTGCCTCCTCGTCTCAAGCTTCTGACCCAGAAATCGACctcagcgctcc
This portion of the Sebastes umbrosus isolate fSebUmb1 chromosome 17, fSebUmb1.pri, whole genome shotgun sequence genome encodes:
- the btg4 gene encoding protein BTG4; the encoded protein is MKEEIAAAVFFVARLVKRYGCLDTDGRERFAAALTSVLFENYKNHWHPNAPSKGQAYRCLRMNCVRLQDPVLQQACGQSAVRYEDLGLPQEMTVWVDPGEVSCRYGEQSSPFCVSVVDSYRRGDGEFSRRINEAVERASLDVKSGSSSDEEDVVGDNSMSNHSLSNHSMGNQSMSNHSMSSCNLSALCPAPVPPANLEPKSIPTVSNPNSVYQFSEFSPGAPQTWLRDKRKAFAVEAFPPPHLPPPVGGPTSQLSTQRGFKASYRATFTFSGPRVDKYHWVSKSR